In Treponema sp. OMZ 798, the following proteins share a genomic window:
- a CDS encoding anti-sigma factor antagonist (This anti-anti-sigma factor, or anti-sigma factor antagonist, belongs to a family that includes characterized members SpoIIAA, RsbV, RsfA, and RsfB.): MELKIRKNKEVYIIDVSGEMDLYNSYRLKELVMKMIERQIKCMIINLEDVDYIDSSGIGALIYICSTVKKMNLRLFITNIHGSVKKVIELTKLMGYFPITNSLEEALQKMES, translated from the coding sequence ATGGAACTAAAAATCCGAAAAAACAAAGAGGTTTACATTATTGACGTAAGCGGTGAAATGGACCTATACAATTCATACAGACTAAAAGAACTTGTTATGAAGATGATAGAGCGTCAAATAAAATGTATGATTATAAATCTTGAAGACGTGGACTATATTGACTCTTCAGGGATAGGAGCATTGATTTATATCTGCTCTACCGTAAAAAAGATGAATCTACGGCTGTTTATAACAAATATTCACGGCTCAGTGAAAAAAGTTATCGAACTGACAAAGCTGATGGGCTACTTTCCCATAACAAACAGCTTGGAAGAAGCATTACAAAAAATGGAAAGCTAA
- a CDS encoding ATP-binding protein: MTAIKELKVDEKSPLFDKTGMLYKEFPSDFRQIRYFTLLIVQSAPLEIKGINLLEQQISEIIKNAVKHGNRCNPSKKVKVWYEFSSTHAHLIVEDEGDGFKEIDKWNEFNRKRLECLHKQDFANLGAYVSFRTDRSDEYDGGNALFAALEYWDGGFIFNKKKNGVAMLKKYPQKKHGISI, from the coding sequence ATGACAGCTATAAAAGAACTGAAAGTTGATGAAAAAAGTCCCTTATTCGATAAAACAGGGATGTTATATAAAGAATTTCCTTCTGATTTCAGGCAAATCAGATATTTTACACTTTTGATAGTACAATCAGCCCCCTTAGAAATAAAGGGAATCAACCTCTTGGAACAGCAAATCAGCGAGATTATTAAAAATGCAGTAAAACACGGAAACAGATGTAATCCGTCAAAAAAAGTCAAGGTATGGTACGAATTCAGCTCTACCCATGCACATTTAATAGTTGAGGATGAAGGAGACGGCTTCAAAGAAATAGACAAGTGGAACGAATTCAATAGAAAACGCTTGGAGTGTCTGCATAAGCAGGACTTTGCAAACCTTGGGGCCTATGTTTCCTTTAGAACAGACAGAAGCGACGAATATGATGGAGGAAATGCCCTCTTCGCAGCCCTTGAGTACTGGGATGGAGGTTTTATTTTCAACAAGAAAAAAAACGGTGTCGCGATGTTAAAAAAATATCCGCAAAAAAAACACGGTATTTCGATATAG
- a CDS encoding tyrosine phenol-lyase — protein MDIKNYPAEPYRIKVVETVKMIDKEQRAKVAKEAGYNTFLINSEDVYIDLLTDSGTNAMSDKQWGGMMIGDEAYAGSRNFHHLEETVQDIFGFKHLVPTHQGRGAENLLSRIAIKPGQYVPGNMYFTTTRYHQEANGGIFVDIINDDAHDAGKRVPFKGDIDLNKLEKLINEKGAENIAYVCLAVTVNLAGGQPVSMKNMKAVRELTKKHGIKVFYDATRCVENAYFIKEQEAGYENKTIKEIVREMFSYADGCTMSGKKDCIVNIGGFLCMNDEELFQAAKEFVVVFEGMPSYGGMAGRDMEAMAIGLKEALQFEYIEHRIKQVRYLGDKLLEAGVPIIEPVGGHAVFLDARRFCPHLKQTEFPAQALAAELYIESGVRSMERGIVSAGRDPKTRENHVPKLETVRLTIPRRVYTYKHMDIVADAVIKLYNHKEVIKGLKFVYEPKQLRFFTARFEHI, from the coding sequence ATGGATATTAAAAACTATCCTGCGGAACCTTATAGAATTAAGGTTGTAGAAACTGTTAAGATGATCGATAAAGAGCAAAGGGCAAAGGTTGCCAAGGAAGCAGGTTACAATACCTTCCTTATTAACTCGGAAGATGTTTACATTGACCTTCTTACCGACTCGGGAACAAATGCCATGAGCGACAAGCAATGGGGCGGTATGATGATAGGCGATGAAGCCTATGCCGGAAGCCGCAACTTTCATCACTTGGAAGAAACCGTTCAAGATATTTTCGGTTTTAAGCATCTTGTACCGACCCATCAAGGGCGTGGTGCCGAAAACCTTCTTTCAAGAATAGCAATTAAACCCGGTCAATATGTACCCGGAAATATGTACTTTACTACTACCAGATACCATCAAGAAGCAAACGGCGGTATCTTCGTAGACATCATAAACGATGATGCCCATGATGCAGGAAAAAGAGTTCCCTTCAAAGGCGATATCGACCTCAATAAGCTTGAAAAACTTATAAACGAAAAGGGAGCCGAAAACATTGCCTATGTATGTTTGGCTGTTACGGTAAACCTCGCAGGCGGTCAGCCCGTTTCCATGAAAAATATGAAGGCTGTACGCGAGCTTACAAAAAAACACGGCATCAAGGTCTTTTATGACGCAACCCGCTGTGTAGAAAACGCATACTTTATTAAAGAGCAGGAAGCAGGTTACGAAAATAAAACCATCAAAGAAATCGTAAGAGAAATGTTCAGCTATGCCGACGGATGCACCATGAGCGGTAAAAAAGACTGTATCGTAAACATCGGAGGCTTCCTCTGCATGAATGACGAAGAGCTTTTCCAGGCTGCAAAAGAATTCGTTGTCGTATTTGAAGGTATGCCCTCTTACGGCGGTATGGCAGGCCGAGATATGGAAGCTATGGCCATCGGTCTAAAAGAAGCCTTGCAATTTGAATACATCGAACACCGAATCAAGCAGGTTCGCTATTTAGGCGACAAGCTCTTGGAAGCAGGAGTACCCATCATCGAACCCGTAGGAGGACACGCCGTCTTCCTCGATGCAAGACGCTTCTGTCCTCACCTCAAGCAAACCGAGTTCCCGGCCCAAGCCTTGGCCGCAGAGCTTTATATAGAATCAGGCGTGCGCAGTATGGAGCGAGGTATCGTTTCAGCAGGACGCGATCCCAAAACAAGGGAAAACCACGTACCCAAACTTGAAACAGTCCGCTTGACAATTCCCCGCCGTGTTTACACCTATAAACACATGGACATTGTAGCAGATGCGGTTATCAAACTTTACAATCACAAAGAAGTCATCAAGGGCTTAAAGTTCGTCTACGAACCCAAACAGCTCCGCTTCTTTACAGCAAGATTTGAACACATCTAA
- a CDS encoding peptidase U32 family protein translates to MELLAPSGNFEKLDYAWEYGADAAYIGLKNFSLRAKADNFSGEEYKNISLLKEAYKKRGLTKKLYCAINISFHNEDLKNFLKEVQYFKQYPFDAFIVQDLGAARILKENFPDIPLHLSTQANCINYEAVKVYRDLGFSRVVLGREASLEEVREIKQRVPEMELECFVHGAMCISYSGRCLISAYLTDRSANAGACTHSCRWNYKMYSERPKEEFFVEESERKGELFPVEEGENYTALFSSKDLCMIDYLDEMKEAGVDSLKIEGRMKSIYYTALTTRAYRKKIDFLNGKISADEASPFVEELYNTAHREFTTGFYFSSAEANKTTAGESKSPYMLAGKIGKKLSENEYEFISMNKIDAGIPLEYVGPDICSIVDTGYTLLKPDTKEKMDWVCHGHPCIIKTDKPIAEKFLVRCRENLVTN, encoded by the coding sequence ATGGAACTTCTTGCGCCCTCGGGCAATTTTGAAAAATTGGATTATGCATGGGAGTACGGAGCCGATGCAGCTTATATAGGATTAAAGAATTTTTCGCTTAGGGCTAAGGCCGATAATTTTTCGGGAGAAGAATATAAAAATATTTCTCTTTTAAAAGAAGCCTACAAAAAGCGCGGCTTAACAAAAAAACTCTATTGCGCAATAAATATAAGCTTTCACAATGAGGACTTAAAAAACTTTTTAAAAGAAGTTCAATATTTTAAGCAATATCCCTTCGATGCCTTTATCGTCCAAGACTTGGGAGCTGCCCGAATTTTAAAAGAAAACTTTCCGGACATTCCGCTTCATTTAAGCACTCAGGCAAACTGCATAAACTATGAGGCCGTGAAGGTTTACAGGGACTTGGGCTTTTCCCGCGTGGTATTGGGAAGGGAAGCAAGCCTTGAGGAGGTGCGCGAGATAAAACAAAGGGTTCCCGAAATGGAGCTTGAATGTTTTGTGCACGGGGCCATGTGTATTTCTTATTCGGGGCGCTGCCTTATAAGCGCCTACCTTACCGACCGAAGCGCAAATGCCGGGGCTTGCACCCATTCTTGCCGCTGGAACTACAAGATGTATTCCGAAAGACCTAAGGAAGAATTCTTTGTCGAAGAGTCCGAGCGGAAGGGAGAACTTTTCCCCGTAGAAGAGGGCGAAAATTATACGGCTCTTTTTTCTTCAAAGGATCTTTGCATGATAGACTACCTCGACGAGATGAAAGAAGCTGGAGTAGATTCACTAAAAATAGAGGGCCGTATGAAAAGCATTTACTATACTGCCTTGACCACAAGAGCCTACCGCAAAAAAATAGATTTTTTAAACGGAAAGATAAGCGCCGATGAAGCCTCTCCCTTTGTTGAAGAATTGTATAACACTGCCCATAGGGAATTTACCACCGGCTTTTATTTTTCGAGTGCGGAAGCAAACAAAACCACAGCAGGCGAGTCAAAGTCCCCCTACATGCTGGCAGGCAAAATCGGCAAAAAATTGTCAGAAAACGAATACGAGTTTATTTCGATGAACAAGATAGATGCCGGTATTCCTCTCGAATATGTCGGCCCCGATATTTGTTCTATTGTAGATACGGGCTATACCCTTCTAAAACCAGACACAAAGGAAAAAATGGACTGGGTCTGCCACGGCCACCCCTGTATCATCAAAACCGATAAGCCCATCGCCGAAAAGTTTTTGGTAAGGTGCAGGGAAAACTTAGTTACAAATTAA
- a CDS encoding alpha/beta hydrolase: MQNELKDLRELKKKFKKAVLSRKHTIDELRLAYDDILYSPHVPNNVDLSEIELRGVDTDVLKPEMAVSGRVILYAHGGSFISGTKKAYRSFCAGLAHEASADLYLPDYKLAPEYPFPAALEDVYKVYAKLVETHTADPGNLILAGDGAGGGLILSLIHYLKNKHLPLPALIVLFSPWADLTCSSEGLNANRKKDFVFSQGTLAGAAQLYTEEKNLSNELVSPIFGSFENFPPVFIQCGSNEILLDDSIRLCEKIEKAGGRAELDKMKDMPHLFQAVPDYFADAHLKVEAIGKKINSFFESGSLIENQANL, translated from the coding sequence GTGCAAAACGAATTGAAGGATTTACGCGAGTTAAAAAAGAAATTTAAAAAGGCCGTTCTTTCTCGAAAACATACCATAGACGAGTTGCGGCTTGCCTATGACGATATTCTTTATTCTCCACATGTACCGAATAATGTAGACTTATCCGAAATCGAATTGCGCGGTGTTGATACCGATGTATTAAAGCCTGAGATGGCGGTTTCAGGCAGGGTAATCCTATATGCTCATGGAGGCTCTTTTATAAGCGGCACAAAAAAAGCTTACCGCTCCTTTTGTGCAGGCCTTGCTCATGAGGCTTCTGCCGACCTCTATTTACCCGACTACAAGCTTGCCCCCGAATATCCCTTTCCTGCCGCCCTTGAAGATGTTTATAAGGTTTATGCAAAACTTGTAGAAACTCATACTGCAGATCCCGGCAATCTTATTTTGGCAGGAGACGGAGCCGGAGGCGGTTTAATTCTTTCGCTGATTCATTATTTAAAAAATAAACATCTTCCTCTTCCTGCATTAATTGTCTTATTTTCTCCATGGGCCGATTTAACCTGTTCAAGTGAAGGACTGAATGCTAACCGAAAGAAAGACTTTGTTTTTTCTCAAGGGACTCTTGCGGGCGCTGCCCAATTATACACCGAAGAAAAAAATCTTAGCAATGAACTTGTTTCTCCCATTTTTGGAAGTTTTGAAAACTTTCCTCCCGTTTTTATTCAATGCGGAAGTAATGAGATTCTTTTGGATGATTCGATCCGTCTTTGCGAAAAAATCGAAAAGGCCGGAGGAAGGGCCGAGCTCGATAAAATGAAAGACATGCCTCACCTGTTTCAAGCCGTTCCCGACTATTTTGCCGATGCTCACCTCAAAGTTGAAGCTATAGGAAAAAAAATAAATTCGTTTTTTGAGAGCGGCTCTTTGATAGAAAATCAAGCGAATTTATAG
- a CDS encoding ABC transporter ATP-binding protein → MHKKSTFLKFADYYKPYKFLFFFDLFCALLVSAVDLVFPQVIRYLTRIIPKIRSGEVLLFSDKTIFSFDVEASAIIYLGIIIAVILLGLYIIRYFAQYFITSWGHIMGARMERDMRNDLFNHMQRLSFSYYDKNKTGDMISRIVSDLFDISELAHHGPENLFISFLKIIGSFSLLCFINVRLTLILASVTSLMFIFTFFQNKKMRKIFMLNRKTIAGINSQVQDTLSGIRVVQSFANEELESKKFYTANEAFVHSKYINYRQMGEFFAVNGLLQGLFFIVTVLAGSFFVAKNELTIPDLTIYVLYINIYIAPINLLINFTEMFQKGAAGFKRFLQIVETAPEITEKEDAVELKDVRGNIKYENVDFSYNETTAILKNISIDIPAGKTLALVGPSGGGKTTICSLLPRFYDVINGKISIDGKDIRDLKLKSLRENIGIVQQDVYLFGGTIKENIAYGKPDASDEEIIDAAKNAHIHDFIMSLEDGYNSYVGERGVRLSGGQKQRISIARVFLKNPPILILDEATSALDTENEILIQKAIEELSEERTTIVIAHRLSTIRNADTILVVTDEGIMERGTHEELLSLNGIYANLRKLDEF, encoded by the coding sequence ATGCACAAAAAAAGCACCTTTTTAAAATTTGCGGACTATTACAAGCCTTATAAATTCTTATTTTTCTTTGATCTGTTTTGCGCTCTTTTAGTTTCTGCGGTAGATTTGGTATTCCCTCAGGTGATAAGGTACTTAACAAGGATAATTCCAAAAATAAGAAGCGGAGAAGTCCTGCTTTTTTCAGATAAGACTATTTTTAGTTTTGATGTAGAGGCTTCGGCCATTATATACCTTGGGATTATAATTGCCGTAATTCTTTTGGGCCTTTATATAATAAGGTATTTTGCCCAATATTTTATAACCTCATGGGGGCACATAATGGGAGCCCGCATGGAAAGGGATATGCGGAATGACCTCTTTAATCATATGCAGCGTCTTTCCTTTTCATATTACGATAAGAACAAAACGGGAGATATGATTTCCCGAATTGTTTCAGACCTTTTCGATATTTCGGAATTGGCCCACCATGGCCCCGAAAACCTTTTTATTTCTTTTCTTAAGATAATAGGTTCTTTTTCGCTTCTTTGTTTTATCAACGTAAGGCTGACCCTTATTTTAGCTTCGGTTACCTCCCTTATGTTCATCTTCACTTTTTTCCAAAACAAAAAGATGCGTAAAATTTTTATGCTCAACCGCAAAACAATAGCCGGAATAAATTCGCAGGTGCAGGACACTCTTTCGGGGATAAGGGTTGTGCAGTCCTTTGCAAACGAAGAGTTGGAAAGCAAAAAATTCTATACTGCAAACGAGGCCTTTGTCCACTCCAAATATATAAACTACAGACAGATGGGAGAATTTTTTGCCGTAAACGGTCTCTTGCAGGGCTTATTCTTTATTGTAACGGTTTTAGCCGGAAGTTTTTTTGTTGCAAAAAATGAACTGACCATTCCCGACTTGACCATCTATGTCTTGTATATAAATATCTATATAGCCCCGATAAATCTACTTATCAATTTTACTGAGATGTTCCAAAAGGGAGCTGCCGGTTTTAAGCGCTTTTTACAGATTGTAGAAACGGCACCGGAAATCACCGAAAAGGAAGATGCCGTCGAGCTAAAAGATGTAAGAGGAAATATCAAATACGAAAATGTAGATTTCAGCTACAATGAGACTACAGCAATCTTAAAAAATATTTCCATAGATATTCCTGCAGGCAAGACCCTTGCTCTGGTCGGCCCATCGGGCGGAGGAAAGACGACGATATGCTCCCTTCTTCCGCGCTTTTATGATGTGATAAACGGAAAGATAAGCATAGACGGAAAGGACATAAGGGATTTAAAACTAAAGTCCTTGCGTGAAAATATCGGAATTGTACAGCAGGATGTTTATCTTTTCGGCGGAACCATAAAAGAGAACATAGCCTACGGTAAGCCCGATGCTTCCGATGAAGAAATTATTGATGCCGCTAAAAATGCTCACATTCACGATTTTATTATGAGTTTGGAGGACGGTTATAATTCTTATGTGGGGGAGAGGGGTGTGAGACTTTCAGGCGGGCAAAAGCAGAGAATCTCGATTGCCAGAGTCTTTTTAAAAAATCCTCCGATTTTGATATTGGACGAGGCAACTTCGGCCCTCGATACCGAAAACGAAATTTTAATTCAAAAAGCTATTGAAGAACTTTCGGAGGAGAGAACGACAATAGTTATAGCTCACCGTCTTTCTACAATAAGAAATGCCGATACGATTTTGGTAGTTACCGATGAAGGAATAATGGAAAGAGGCACTCACGAGGAGCTTTTAAGTTTAAACGGTATCTATGCAAATTTACGCAAGCTCGATGAGTTTTAA
- the rdgB gene encoding RdgB/HAM1 family non-canonical purine NTP pyrophosphatase, translated as MKIYLASGNVNKQREVQELLPSHKIVLPKDEGIDFDPEETGSSFFENAMIKAKALYDIVRAPVLADDSGLCVDFLNGAPGIHSARYGAVNGEHVSAEAGIIKVLAELKGVKERSARFACCMIFLLNENRFYSVQETCEGTITEKAAGAGGFGYDPIFFVEDFGKTFAELKPEEKNSVSHRGRALRAITKLIEGLYSL; from the coding sequence ATGAAAATATATCTGGCATCGGGAAATGTAAACAAGCAAAGGGAAGTACAAGAGCTTCTTCCGTCTCATAAGATTGTTTTGCCTAAAGACGAGGGCATAGACTTTGATCCTGAAGAAACGGGAAGCAGCTTTTTTGAAAATGCTATGATAAAAGCTAAGGCCCTTTACGATATTGTGAGGGCTCCGGTTCTTGCAGATGACTCCGGTCTTTGTGTCGATTTTTTAAACGGTGCTCCCGGAATTCATTCGGCCCGCTATGGTGCTGTCAATGGAGAGCATGTTTCCGCCGAGGCCGGTATCATCAAGGTTCTTGCAGAATTAAAAGGGGTAAAAGAACGCAGTGCCCGATTTGCCTGCTGTATGATTTTTCTTTTAAATGAAAACCGTTTTTATTCGGTGCAGGAAACTTGCGAGGGAACTATAACCGAAAAAGCTGCCGGGGCGGGAGGTTTCGGCTACGATCCTATCTTCTTTGTAGAGGATTTCGGAAAAACCTTTGCAGAACTTAAACCGGAAGAAAAAAATTCGGTCTCCCACAGGGGCAGGGCTCTTAGAGCTATAACAAAACTGATAGAAGGTCTTTATAGTTTGTAA
- a CDS encoding nucleoside-triphosphatase, which produces MNFSLEKGEEFVKAYNLNKTNPSMKQKLLMFIFEMIYVNLESFGVCFKDEDLRSDFLLNFYYKLPKILENYNPSLSSFYTYLTNHIRFYYLTFKCKTVRLEINDTVLADQEEARWEYLMGEYDLNENFNFYVAEPAPAYCDVNLRDLGLKDEKRSSKETAHMRELYFSMPCKHRKIFLLACRACFFLDDDLIDKIAAEIKMDSWLLCSILHDLKSACFRRYEKINYCVGNRNRYYVKAQLFKYLLLHTYNTKTQLKKICFSLQHNRHLWDKTKRLNRRQIKAPSSTDIGKYINLYKGTIDKNIAKSLKMWYTPEHENISGIGKCKQAKGSTRASSVS; this is translated from the coding sequence GTGAATTTCAGTTTAGAAAAAGGAGAGGAATTTGTCAAGGCCTACAATCTTAATAAAACCAATCCTTCAATGAAACAAAAACTTTTAATGTTTATCTTTGAGATGATTTATGTAAACTTGGAAAGTTTTGGCGTGTGTTTTAAGGATGAAGATTTACGCAGTGATTTTTTACTTAATTTTTATTATAAGCTTCCTAAGATTTTGGAAAATTATAATCCTTCACTGTCAAGTTTTTATACTTATTTAACAAATCATATTCGTTTTTATTATTTGACGTTTAAATGTAAAACCGTAAGACTTGAGATAAACGATACCGTTCTTGCAGATCAAGAAGAAGCAAGATGGGAGTATCTTATGGGCGAGTATGATTTAAATGAAAATTTTAACTTTTATGTTGCTGAGCCGGCTCCTGCATACTGCGATGTAAACCTAAGGGACTTGGGATTGAAAGATGAAAAAAGATCCTCAAAAGAAACTGCTCATATGAGAGAGCTTTATTTTAGTATGCCGTGTAAACATAGAAAAATCTTTTTACTTGCTTGCAGGGCTTGTTTTTTTCTTGATGATGATTTGATCGATAAAATAGCTGCCGAAATTAAAATGGATTCATGGCTTCTATGTTCTATTCTTCATGATCTAAAGTCTGCTTGCTTTAGGAGATATGAAAAAATAAATTATTGTGTCGGCAATAGAAACAGGTATTATGTAAAGGCTCAGCTTTTTAAATATCTTTTACTCCATACTTATAATACAAAAACTCAGCTTAAAAAGATTTGTTTTTCACTACAACATAACCGGCATTTATGGGACAAAACAAAAAGATTAAATAGAAGACAGATAAAGGCTCCAAGCAGCACCGATATAGGAAAATATATAAATCTATATAAGGGTACGATCGATAAAAATATTGCCAAGAGTCTAAAAATGTGGTATACTCCGGAGCATGAAAATATATCTGGCATCGGGAAATGTAAACAAGCAAAGGGAAGTACAAGAGCTTCTTCCGTCTCATAA
- a CDS encoding DUF2225 domain-containing protein, giving the protein MIRKHVEKESRTGSITFYSKEQVQCPVCSTKFKREELHSGGGRLIAGDLTDELRRLYEPSAKYGEIFPTVYNLTVCHKCLYTAFPQDFSIPSRPVIEKLFENTELRYDAIKGLFHNIDFTKSRGLNEGAASYYLAILCYELFEEKFSPTIKQAICSIRAAWLFDELGKKYPEENYKYVSDLFYQKATFLYRRALELESTGEEIIAGLKSFGPDVDKNYGYDGIIYLSALLEYKYGQKIDMEMRLKRLDYHKFALAKMFGLGRSSKAKPGPILEAARSLYDILKVELKDVDD; this is encoded by the coding sequence ATGATAAGAAAACATGTAGAAAAAGAATCTCGAACAGGAAGTATAACTTTTTATTCAAAGGAACAGGTCCAGTGCCCCGTATGCAGTACAAAATTTAAGAGAGAAGAGCTGCATTCGGGCGGAGGAAGGCTTATAGCCGGAGATCTGACCGATGAGTTACGCAGACTTTATGAACCCTCGGCAAAATACGGAGAAATATTTCCTACAGTGTACAATTTGACCGTTTGTCACAAATGTCTTTATACAGCATTTCCTCAGGATTTTTCAATTCCTTCCCGTCCGGTTATCGAAAAGCTTTTTGAAAACACCGAACTAAGGTATGATGCAATAAAAGGCCTTTTTCACAATATAGACTTTACAAAATCACGCGGCCTAAATGAAGGGGCGGCTTCCTACTACCTCGCTATTTTGTGTTACGAACTTTTTGAAGAAAAATTTTCGCCCACAATAAAGCAGGCTATATGTTCAATAAGGGCGGCATGGCTCTTTGACGAACTGGGTAAAAAATATCCTGAAGAAAATTATAAATATGTTTCGGATCTTTTTTACCAAAAAGCAACCTTCCTTTATCGCAGAGCCCTTGAATTGGAATCGACCGGAGAAGAAATCATTGCCGGCTTAAAATCTTTCGGCCCCGATGTAGATAAAAACTACGGATATGACGGAATCATTTATCTTTCCGCCCTTCTCGAATACAAGTACGGCCAAAAAATAGATATGGAAATGCGCCTAAAACGCTTGGACTATCACAAATTTGCCCTTGCAAAAATGTTCGGTCTAGGCAGATCCAGTAAGGCCAAGCCGGGCCCAATCTTGGAAGCGGCAAGAAGTCTCTATGATATTCTAAAAGTAGAATTAAAGGATGTCGACGATTAA
- the truA gene encoding tRNA pseudouridine(38-40) synthase TruA: MESTQNQKNILLTLSYDGTNFCGWQKQTKEGNETFRTVQGELEKALAKIHKHPIETNGSGRTDSGVHAARQAVNFFSDIKSMRASNFLPALNSILPKDIRVMDAAEVSTLLHARFNALSRTYRYKIKCGKTIFAHEQPYTWHIRRYPDIAVLNEMASCLSGELDCTAFSAAGDQSISKSRYIKKAVFFIENDYLIFEICANAFLWKMVRSIVGTLLHLDEIGASKKDFKEILESKMREKAGPTAPPQGLFLWSIEYPKDLLKTQPDTF, encoded by the coding sequence ATGGAGAGCACCCAAAACCAAAAAAATATTCTCCTTACCCTCTCCTATGACGGCACAAATTTTTGCGGCTGGCAAAAGCAAACCAAGGAAGGAAACGAAACCTTTAGAACGGTTCAAGGAGAATTGGAAAAAGCCTTAGCCAAAATACACAAGCATCCAATCGAAACAAACGGCTCAGGCCGTACGGATTCGGGAGTTCATGCAGCCCGCCAAGCCGTAAACTTTTTTAGCGATATAAAAAGCATGAGGGCCTCAAATTTTTTACCGGCCCTCAACTCAATCTTACCTAAGGATATAAGGGTTATGGATGCAGCCGAAGTTTCCACCCTTTTACATGCTCGCTTTAATGCTCTTTCAAGAACTTACCGCTATAAGATCAAATGCGGGAAGACAATCTTTGCTCATGAACAGCCATATACCTGGCACATAAGGCGGTATCCCGATATAGCCGTCTTAAATGAAATGGCCTCCTGTCTTTCGGGAGAATTGGATTGTACAGCCTTTTCTGCGGCAGGGGATCAAAGTATAAGCAAATCACGCTATATCAAAAAGGCAGTTTTTTTTATCGAAAACGATTATCTTATTTTTGAAATTTGCGCAAACGCCTTCTTATGGAAGATGGTCCGGTCGATAGTGGGAACTCTTTTGCATTTAGACGAAATCGGAGCTTCAAAAAAAGATTTTAAGGAAATCCTAGAATCAAAGATGAGGGAAAAGGCAGGCCCCACTGCTCCGCCCCAAGGCCTTTTTTTATGGTCTATAGAATATCCCAAAGACCTGCTTAAAACCCAGCCGGATACTTTTTAA
- a CDS encoding protease PrsW, whose protein sequence is MQIAAIMFLSFALSIVWALIIRRKENLSVKPLLYIFLFSFFAVLISILMQTIIYFLFQDFLKTKSYAYGILFDCFVHSSLPEEAVKALLFSIFVKLLWADKMKNMDEITPAQTRANIRILMLLSVFYGLIFASFENLAYVIRYPESIWLRSFTSNILHAGLGVYYLEISMVQKTRNIIRPFLFTWIIHGLYNMFFSIGSYFMIFGAVLVLFTVSNAVNRYDRFKSN, encoded by the coding sequence ATGCAGATTGCCGCAATTATGTTTCTTTCTTTTGCACTTTCAATTGTTTGGGCTCTTATCATTAGAAGAAAAGAAAATTTATCGGTTAAACCATTATTATATATTTTTTTGTTTTCATTTTTTGCTGTCCTTATTTCGATTTTAATGCAGACCATCATATATTTTTTGTTTCAGGATTTTTTAAAAACTAAAAGCTATGCTTACGGCATTCTTTTTGACTGTTTTGTTCATTCTTCTTTGCCGGAAGAAGCTGTTAAGGCTCTGCTTTTTTCTATTTTTGTAAAATTGCTTTGGGCAGATAAGATGAAAAATATGGATGAGATTACTCCGGCTCAAACGAGGGCTAATATAAGAATCCTAATGCTTTTATCGGTTTTTTACGGTTTAATTTTTGCCTCTTTTGAAAATCTTGCTTATGTGATACGCTATCCCGAATCGATTTGGCTTAGATCTTTTACTTCAAATATCTTGCATGCAGGCTTAGGCGTATACTATCTTGAAATAAGTATGGTGCAAAAAACAAGGAATATTATAAGGCCTTTTCTTTTTACATGGATAATACACGGCCTTTATAATATGTTCTTTTCTATAGGTTCTTATTTTATGATTTTTGGAGCTGTCCTTGTGCTCTTTACGGTTTCTAATGCCGTGAACAGATATGACCGCTTTAAGAGTAATTAG